The genomic DNA TCTAATATTAGAGAATTAGAAGGTGCTATAATATCATTAATTGCACAGTCATCTTTTAATAAAAAAGAAATAAACATAGAACTTGCTAAACAAGTTGTAGAGAAGTTTGTAAAAAATACTAAACGTGAGGTTTCTATAGATTATATTCAAAAAGTAGTATCAGATTATTTCCAAATGGATGTAGATACTTTACAATCTAAAACAAGAAAGCGTCACATTGTACAAGCTAGACAGTTAGCCATGTTTTTTGCTAAAAAGTTTACAAAAGCTTCATTAGCTAGCATTGGCTCTCAAATAGGAAAACGAGATCATGCCACTGTATTGCATGCTTGTAAAACTGTTGACAACTTATCATCTACAGATAAGCAGTTTAGAAAATATGTTGAAGATTTAACTAAAAAACTTTCAGTTTAATTACCCAATATTATGGTTAGAATTTTAATGGTTTGCCTCGGAAACATCTGTCGCTCTCCTCTAGCTCATGGTATTTTAGAATCAAAATTAAATTCTAAATCATTTCAAGTAGACTCTGCAGGCACTAGTAATTATCACATTAATAGTTTGCCAGATAGTCGCTCTATTGCTGTTGCTAAAAAGAATGGTTTAGATATTACAAACCAACGCGGTAGGCAATTTGTAACAGAAGATTTTGAAAAGTTTGATTATATCTATGTTATGGATCAATCCAACTTTAAAAATGTTATAAAAATGGCACGCAATTCTCAAGATATTTCTAAAGTAAAATTAATATTAAACGAAAGCCATCCTAATAAAAATTTAGAAGTTCCAGATCCCTACTATGGTGGTGCATCTGGTTTTGATGATGTTTACAATATGCTTGATGAAGCTTGCAATGCTATAGCTAAACAACTAAACGCTATTTAAATTCCGTATATTAGAGTACAAACATTTTCATTAACTATTAAAAAAAGTTGCCATGAAAAACTTCTACTCTATTCTTTTTTGTTTTTTTCTATCCTTTTTCTCTAACGCTCAATCTACAAGTGTTCAACTTACAACATTTAGCTCCGGCTTTACTAGTCCTGTTGAAATTGTAAATTCAGGAGTAGCAAATGATTCCAGATTATTTGTAGTTGAACAGGCAGGCATTATTAAAATTTTAAATAGTGATGGCTCTATAAATTCTACACCTTTTTTAGATATCAATACCATTGTAACTTCTGGTGGTGAGCGTGGTTTATTAGGCTTAGCATTCGCTCCAGACTATAATACATCTGGTAATTTTTACTTAAACTATATTAATAATAATGGTGATACTGTTATTGCAAATTACACCGTAAGTGCTAATCCTAATATTGCAAACACCAATGAAAATATATTATTAACCATCTCACAACCATTTTCTAATCATAATGGTGGCAAAATAGCTTTTGGTCAAGATGGTTTTTTATACATTTCTACAGGTGATGGCGGTTCTGGAGGTGATCCTGGAAATAGAGCACAAGACACTAACAACTTGTTAGGTAAACTTTTAAGAATTAATGTTATTGGTAGCACATACACAATACCTCCAACTAATCCTTACGCTTCATCGGGCGGAGCACCAGAAGTTTATGCAATTGGGTTAAGAAATACATGGAAGTTTTCTTTTGATAAAACAAATGGAGACCTATGGACTGCTGATGTTGGACAAAACTTATACGAAGAAATAAACCAAGTAATTGGACCTGGCAATCCTGGCGATAATTATGGTTGGAGATGTTATGAAGCCACACACAATTTTAATGTAGAAAGCTCTTGTCCTACAATAACAAACACTATACAACCTATTGCAGAATATTTACACGAAAATGCAGGAAATGGTAATAGATGTTCTATAACTGGTGGTTATGTATATAGAGGCAGTACGTTTACTAATTTTATAGGAAAATACTTTTTTGCAGATTTATGTTCTTCAGAGATAGGAATACTAAGTAGTACAGATGGAGTAAATTGGGATATCAATTTTCAACTTCCTAACATCACTCAAGCCTGGACTACTTTTGGAGAAGATATAAGTGGAGAGCTTTATATTGCAGGAGGAAATACAATATATAAAATTGAAGATCCAAATTTAGGCATTACTGAAAATATAAAAAATAACATTATTATTTATCCTAATCCTTCAAATGGAAAAATAACAATAGATTTTGGTATGGACTTTTCTAAAATTGAATCTGTAAATATAACCAATATTCAAGGTCAAGAAATAATACATTTTAATACTTTTAAAAGCAAACAAATTAATATTTTAACTGAAACTTATGCAAGTGGTATTTATTTCATAGAAATTAATACCTTTAACCAAAGAAAACTGGTTAAAAAATTAGTAATAAATTAAATGAACGCATCTTACGGCAAGCTTTATCTCATTCCTACAACATTAGGAGACACAGAACCTTTAAACGTTTTACCTTTAACAGTAAAAAAAATAATAGAACATGTAGATTTTTATGTTGTTGAAAATGAAAAAACAGCTAGAAGAGATATAAAAAAAATATCGCCAAGCAAAAAACAAGCAAACCTTACGCTTTTTCCTTTAAACAAATTTACTAATGCTAGCGAACTACCAAGTTATTTAGAACCTTGTAAAAAGGGTATCGATGTTGGTTTACTGTCTGAAGCCGGATGTCCTGGAGTTGCAGATCCTGGAGCAGAAATTGTAAAACTTGCACACCAAAATAATATTAAAGTAGTTCCATTAGTTGGACCATCGTCAATATTAATGGCAATGATGAGTAGCGGTATGAATGGGCAAAGTTTTGCTTTTAATGGCTACTTACCAATAGATAAACAAGACCGTAAAAAAGAAATTAAAAGACTTGAACGCTTATCGTTCGAGCATAATCAATCGCAGTTGTTTATTGAAACACCTTATAGAAACAATAAGTTTCTGGAAGATTTATGTAATACTGTAAATGGTAATACAAGCATTTGTGTTGCTTGCGACATTACTTTACCTACAGAATATATAAAAACAATGACCGCTAATGAATGGAAAAAAAATAACGTTGACCTACATAAAAGACCAACGTTATTTATAATTCATAAAAGTTAAAAAACTAAGCTTTTAAAGAAACTCTAGCTTTTTTATTAGGTTTAATTTCTGAAGTATCAAAACCAGAAAAACGTTTTAAGTACGATTTAATAGTTGTACCATATGCATCTTCAAAACAATCTGCACCTTGACTTCTTAAGTATTTTTTCACACTTCCTGGTCCTGCTAAATGTGCTGCTGCTAAAATACCAGATTCTGTAATTTTAACGCCGCCAACATAACGTCCAGAATAGCGTTTAATATCTCTTCTTAATACCCATTTATTACGTTCTGTATTTGCTATAAAAGCTTTTTCTTGTAATTCGGGATTGCTTAAAAAATGTTTAGTATCATTAATCCCAATCATTTGCAAAGTACTTCTACCAAATTGGTATTTTCCTAAATACCCTAAAGTATTTACTCTAAAATAATTATTTTGAGATTCTTTAAAACCTAACTGCTCTTTAAAACCTGTAAATGTTTTTCCTAATCTAGGATTGTAATTTAAAAATCTTTTGTCTAATTTTAAATTATAATCCTGACCTAAAGGAATATCTAATTCAGGTTCAACAACTGCAACAGCAGCTGTTTCTTTTAAAGATGCTAAATCTTTTTTAGATTTAACAGCTTTATTAGTGTAAAGCGATACTACTATTAAAATACATATTGTAAGTACTAAGGGAACTAACTTTGCAATATTTTTTTTATTCATAACCTTTGATTTTTTTTAAGTTCACTCTTATTCAAAAAGCGTGCCTAAAATTTCGCCGTGCAAATATACAACATTTTTTTAGAACCTGAAAACCAATAGATTAAACGCTATTAAAAGTAGATAGCGTGTAGCTTTATGCCATTTTCTCCGTTAATCTCCAAGGTTGGAAACGGTACTTTTATAGTATTGAAAACGCTAAAAACCGTTTTTAGTAAAGCTGAGTTAGTTTTTATTTTTGTTAAATCGACATCTAAACTTAAGTAAAATTGACGCTGTCTGTCTTGCTGAATAAATACATTATCAACAAACAGATTATCGTTTCCAGATAATAAACCGTCAACACCGTAACCAAAAGCAACATTTAACCATTTTGGTATTTTACTACTTTTAAAGAAGGAATGTACGTTAGCAGACAACCAATAAGTTTGACCATTATAATCTTTTAAAAACTCTTCGGTTAAGCCATTACCAAGTTTATCTGGGCGTTGCGCAGCAAATTGTGTTCTATGAAATGAGTATTTCATTACTATACGTTGCTCATCCCAAAGTAACTCTTGACCAATAAAAAGTCCTGTTCCTGCTGCATTTGCAGTAAAATCTCCCCAACTAAATCCCCATTCTTGGGAAAAACCATCCATTACCTCAACTGCAGTTAAAAAAGTAAAGCCTAACGTACCACCATATAGTAATTGATTTTTTTTACTTACACCACTCCATTTTAAGGTTTGCGCTCCCAAGCGTCCCAAATGATAAGCAGAAAATGTATGGCCAAACTTATCCATTTGTAACCATTCACTATTATCATTTATAGTATGAAAATTAGACCGTTCATAATCTGCATACCACAATTGGTTCAAAGCTAATAATGTAACACCACCAATTGCTGCTTCAGAAATTACAACAGTGTTTCTTCTTTTTATATTTAACGTATCGCTAGGCTTAAAAAAACTAGATTCTTGTGCAAAGGCACAGACAGAAAATAAAAATACTAAAACGTAAGTTGTAAGTTTTATAAACATTATCTATTAACGCCTTGCTTATTTATCCAACGTACATATTCTTGTTTATTCTGGTTATGCTGCGATAAAGTTTTAGCAAATTTGTGGTAACCAAAGTTTTTTACATTGGCAACAAAATAAATATAATCATGCTTTTCTGGGTTTAAAACAGCATCTATTGCAGAAACATCTGGCATAAAAATTGGTCCTGGTGGAACACCTGCATTTTTATAAGTATTGTAAGGTGAGTTTGTTTCTAAGTCTTTATATAATACACGTTTTATTACACGATTAAAATTTCCATCTTGTTTTTTTACTGCATAAATTACCGTTGGATCTGCTTGTAAAGGAATGCCTTTTCTTAATCTATTTAAGTACACACCTGCAACACGAGGTCTCTCGTCTACTTTTGCTGTTTCTTTATGAACTATTGCTGCTAATGCTATAACTTCATTTTTAGATAAGTTAAGTTTTTTTGCTTTTGCCTCTCTTTCTGCAGTCCAAAAACGATTATATTCTTTAAGCATTTTATCTCTAAAGCCTTCTGCAGATGTATTCCAGAAAAACTCATAACTATTAGGAATATACATTGCTAATGCTGTATCTTCATTAAAGTTATTTTTACTTAAAAACTCAGGATCTGTCATTGCCATTAGTAGTGTAAGGCTATCTGGTTCTATTTGAAATGCAATTCTGCCTGCCAAATCTTCTAATCGTTCTTGATTGTTAAAAGCAACTCTTAATGGTATATTTTTACTTCTAATAGAATTAATAATATCATTATTACTCATTCCTTTTTTTATAACAAAGCGTCCAGCTTTAATATTGGTTGTGTATTTTTTTTGTTCTGCTAATGCATCAAAACCATCAATATCTATTAACAAAGGTTCTAATTGTTCTCGCACTTCCTGATACTTTGCATGTGTAGGAATAAAAATATAAGCTTCTTCATTATTAAAAGCTGTATTAGGTTTTAGCATTGCTCCATAAATAAAATAAGCAAAATAAGCTGCGATAGCTAAACCAATAATAGCAATGGCTACAAGTATTTTTTTTATGTACATTATTTAATTAGTTGATATAAATATTCGTTTTTATAATTTCCGTTTATAAGATTCCAATCTTTTTTTAATCCTATTTGTTTGAATCCTTGGTTTTCAAATAAATTAATACTTGCAGTGTTTTCTTGAGAAACATTACAATATAACTGATGTAAATTTAAATGTTTAAAACAATAGTTTACTAAAAGTTTTAATGCTTCACTACCATAACCTTTATTTCGGTTTTTAGTTTCTTTTACTAATATACCAATACCTGCGCGTTTATTTTTTACATCAAAATCAAAAACATCAATCATGCCTAAAGTTTCATTTTCATAGTTTGAGATAACTAATCGTAATTGTTTTACTTCGTATATATCTGCATGTGCATGTTCTAAATATTGTTTTATTAAATATCTTGAATATGGTGTTATAGTATTACTTAACTCCCAAATAGATTCGTCGTTTTCTATTGTATAAATAAACTCTAAATCTTCTGGTTCCAGAGCACGTAAATAAATATGTTCTCCTTTTAGTGTTACCATTCTATTTCACCTTTAAAAACTAAAGTTGCAGGACCTTGAAGCCAAATATTTTTATATCCGTTAGTTGTTTTTTCGAAAGAGACTTTTAGTGTTCCGCCTTCAACATTCAAGCTAACTTCTTGAGTGTTTGCTTTTTTTAATGTATGCATTGCTAACGCTACTGCTGTTACTCCTGTACCGCAAGATAATGTTTCGTCTTCTACTCCTCGCTCATATGTTCTTACCGAGAAAGTGCTGTTATCTAATGGCTCAACAAAATTTACATTTGTTCCTGCTGCATCATATAAATCACCATATCGAATTGCTGCGCCTTCAGTTTTAACATCAAATTGTTTAATATTATTTACTAATGCTACATGGTGTGGAGAACCTGTATTTAAAAAAGTATGATCTTTGTTTACCTTAATTGTATCTACATCTTGCATTTTTAGTTTTACAAAACCATCGTTTATTGTTGCTTCGTGTATACCATCAATTGCATTAAAAGTGGTTTTACCGTTTATAATGTTTAGCTTTTCCGCGAAAGCGACAATACATCTACCTCCATTTCCACACATAGTACTCTCGTTACCATCTGCATTAAAATACACCATTTTAAAATCTGCAGTTGCATCGTTCTCTAATAAAATAAGGCCATCTGCACCAATACCAAAGCGTCTGTCACACAAGTGCGCAATTAATTTGGTATTATTTTTGTTGAATTGTTCTTGTCTGTTATCAATAAAAACAAAGTCATTTCCTGTGCCTTGATATTTATAAAATGTATGAGTCATTATGTAGATATTATTGCAGCAAATATAGTGTATTGAAAATTTATTTTTGTTGTTAATGTGACGTTAAAGTTGAATTTTCAACGCAATAAAAAAATTAATTTTATAGTTATTCTTATTAATTCTAAACTAAATTATATATGAAAAAGATAGCAACATTGGTTTTAGTTTCGGTATTAGGAGGTGCAATTACCCTAGGAACATATAAAACCTTTATAGAAAAAGAAGAAACAATTGCAAAAACAGAACAATTTTCTCTACCAACATTTCAGCCGGTAAATTATACAAACACAAGTTTAGCTGCTGCAGAAGGTATAGATTTTACTAATGCTGCCGAGAAAACATTAGATGCTGTAGTACACGTTAAAAATATTACTATAAGTACTGTACAACCTACATTACAAGATTTATTTAGAGGTCGCGTACAACAACGTCCTCAACTTGGTACTGGTAGTGGTGTTATTATTTCTCCAGATGGTTACATAGTTACAAATTACCATGTTATTAAAGGATCGCAAGATTTAAGTGTGACTTTAAATGATAACAAAACGTTTAAAGCAGATATTGTTGGTGTTGATGAAAAAACCGATATCG from Lacinutrix sp. 5H-3-7-4 includes the following:
- a CDS encoding low molecular weight protein-tyrosine-phosphatase yields the protein MVRILMVCLGNICRSPLAHGILESKLNSKSFQVDSAGTSNYHINSLPDSRSIAVAKKNGLDITNQRGRQFVTEDFEKFDYIYVMDQSNFKNVIKMARNSQDISKVKLILNESHPNKNLEVPDPYYGGASGFDDVYNMLDEACNAIAKQLNAI
- a CDS encoding PQQ-dependent sugar dehydrogenase → MKNFYSILFCFFLSFFSNAQSTSVQLTTFSSGFTSPVEIVNSGVANDSRLFVVEQAGIIKILNSDGSINSTPFLDINTIVTSGGERGLLGLAFAPDYNTSGNFYLNYINNNGDTVIANYTVSANPNIANTNENILLTISQPFSNHNGGKIAFGQDGFLYISTGDGGSGGDPGNRAQDTNNLLGKLLRINVIGSTYTIPPTNPYASSGGAPEVYAIGLRNTWKFSFDKTNGDLWTADVGQNLYEEINQVIGPGNPGDNYGWRCYEATHNFNVESSCPTITNTIQPIAEYLHENAGNGNRCSITGGYVYRGSTFTNFIGKYFFADLCSSEIGILSSTDGVNWDINFQLPNITQAWTTFGEDISGELYIAGGNTIYKIEDPNLGITENIKNNIIIYPNPSNGKITIDFGMDFSKIESVNITNIQGQEIIHFNTFKSKQINILTETYASGIYFIEINTFNQRKLVKKLVIN
- a CDS encoding SAM-dependent methyltransferase, translated to MNASYGKLYLIPTTLGDTEPLNVLPLTVKKIIEHVDFYVVENEKTARRDIKKISPSKKQANLTLFPLNKFTNASELPSYLEPCKKGIDVGLLSEAGCPGVADPGAEIVKLAHQNNIKVVPLVGPSSILMAMMSSGMNGQSFAFNGYLPIDKQDRKKEIKRLERLSFEHNQSQLFIETPYRNNKFLEDLCNTVNGNTSICVACDITLPTEYIKTMTANEWKKNNVDLHKRPTLFIIHKS
- a CDS encoding DUF2279 domain-containing protein; translation: MFIKLTTYVLVFLFSVCAFAQESSFFKPSDTLNIKRRNTVVISEAAIGGVTLLALNQLWYADYERSNFHTINDNSEWLQMDKFGHTFSAYHLGRLGAQTLKWSGVSKKNQLLYGGTLGFTFLTAVEVMDGFSQEWGFSWGDFTANAAGTGLFIGQELLWDEQRIVMKYSFHRTQFAAQRPDKLGNGLTEEFLKDYNGQTYWLSANVHSFFKSSKIPKWLNVAFGYGVDGLLSGNDNLFVDNVFIQQDRQRQFYLSLDVDLTKIKTNSALLKTVFSVFNTIKVPFPTLEINGENGIKLHAIYF
- the mltG gene encoding endolytic transglycosylase MltG, producing MYIKKILVAIAIIGLAIAAYFAYFIYGAMLKPNTAFNNEEAYIFIPTHAKYQEVREQLEPLLIDIDGFDALAEQKKYTTNIKAGRFVIKKGMSNNDIINSIRSKNIPLRVAFNNQERLEDLAGRIAFQIEPDSLTLLMAMTDPEFLSKNNFNEDTALAMYIPNSYEFFWNTSAEGFRDKMLKEYNRFWTAEREAKAKKLNLSKNEVIALAAIVHKETAKVDERPRVAGVYLNRLRKGIPLQADPTVIYAVKKQDGNFNRVIKRVLYKDLETNSPYNTYKNAGVPPGPIFMPDVSAIDAVLNPEKHDYIYFVANVKNFGYHKFAKTLSQHNQNKQEYVRWINKQGVNR
- a CDS encoding GNAT family N-acetyltransferase, producing the protein MVTLKGEHIYLRALEPEDLEFIYTIENDESIWELSNTITPYSRYLIKQYLEHAHADIYEVKQLRLVISNYENETLGMIDVFDFDVKNKRAGIGILVKETKNRNKGYGSEALKLLVNYCFKHLNLHQLYCNVSQENTASINLFENQGFKQIGLKKDWNLINGNYKNEYLYQLIK
- the dapF gene encoding diaminopimelate epimerase gives rise to the protein MTHTFYKYQGTGNDFVFIDNRQEQFNKNNTKLIAHLCDRRFGIGADGLILLENDATADFKMVYFNADGNESTMCGNGGRCIVAFAEKLNIINGKTTFNAIDGIHEATINDGFVKLKMQDVDTIKVNKDHTFLNTGSPHHVALVNNIKQFDVKTEGAAIRYGDLYDAAGTNVNFVEPLDNSTFSVRTYERGVEDETLSCGTGVTAVALAMHTLKKANTQEVSLNVEGGTLKVSFEKTTNGYKNIWLQGPATLVFKGEIEW